In a single window of the Caldalkalibacillus uzonensis genome:
- a CDS encoding lyase family protein — translation MMNTNGREGDRLNKFRVEKDDLGALQIPAAALYGIQTARAMLNLSFSGRLLQHYPMYVKALAMVKHAAAQANFEAGLLSQAMSEAIIQACDEIIAGLHHEHFPVDMLHGGGGIGANMNVNEVVANLANEKLGGSRGNYDPVHPITHVNASQSTSDVCHTAIRMAIILSFNTLSEAVKATVEVTKEKAMQFQDINTIARTCLQDGMRAKLGEKFSAYSTVIQRRLDHLVTTIANLHQVNLGGTVIGSGVGAPKLYRETVLPKLCQVSKLPLSYRENLFDAAQNMDDLAQVSSELCLLATSLIKIAKDLRLLSSGPEAGFGELRLPAVQAGSSFFPGKVNPVIPETLIQCCFQVLGCDRAVQAAIEHGELDLNVFEGLAGANILDAMDMLNKALRLFVEKCLYGIEANKERCEALSTSLIPAVVDLKEKYGYFALAQLLKKEGPEGIKQLLRDGGDTDDTF, via the coding sequence ATGATGAATACCAACGGCAGGGAAGGTGACAGATTGAACAAGTTCAGGGTAGAAAAAGATGATTTGGGAGCTTTGCAAATCCCCGCTGCTGCCTTGTACGGTATTCAAACGGCCCGGGCCATGCTCAACCTTTCATTTTCAGGGCGTCTGTTACAACACTATCCTATGTATGTGAAAGCACTGGCCATGGTCAAACATGCGGCTGCCCAGGCCAATTTTGAAGCCGGCTTATTAAGCCAAGCAATGAGCGAGGCCATTATCCAGGCATGTGACGAGATCATAGCAGGGTTACACCATGAGCATTTTCCGGTTGATATGCTGCATGGCGGGGGCGGTATTGGCGCCAATATGAATGTGAACGAGGTGGTAGCCAATTTAGCCAATGAAAAGTTGGGAGGAAGCAGAGGAAATTATGATCCGGTTCATCCGATAACACATGTCAATGCCTCCCAATCCACTTCCGATGTATGCCACACTGCGATACGTATGGCCATTATCCTCAGTTTTAATACCCTCAGCGAGGCGGTGAAAGCGACGGTTGAGGTGACCAAAGAAAAAGCCATGCAGTTTCAAGATATCAATACGATTGCCCGGACCTGTTTGCAGGACGGTATGCGCGCAAAACTGGGTGAAAAGTTCAGTGCTTATTCTACTGTTATTCAAAGGAGATTGGATCATCTTGTTACCACCATTGCCAACTTGCATCAAGTCAATCTGGGGGGCACGGTGATCGGATCAGGGGTTGGAGCTCCAAAGTTGTATCGTGAAACAGTGTTGCCAAAGCTGTGCCAAGTTTCCAAGCTGCCCCTCAGTTACCGTGAAAATCTGTTTGATGCAGCTCAAAATATGGATGACCTTGCCCAAGTGTCCAGTGAATTGTGTTTGCTTGCCACAAGTTTGATTAAGATAGCTAAAGATTTACGTCTTTTGTCATCTGGACCTGAAGCCGGTTTTGGTGAATTGCGGCTTCCTGCTGTGCAAGCTGGTTCTTCATTTTTCCCAGGGAAGGTGAATCCGGTCATTCCTGAAACCCTCATTCAATGCTGCTTTCAGGTGCTTGGCTGTGACCGTGCTGTCCAAGCTGCTATTGAGCATGGAGAGCTTGACTTGAATGTATTCGAGGGTTTGGCAGGTGCCAATATCTTAGATGCCATGGACATGTTGAACAAGGCCCTGCGTTTATTCGTTGAAAAATGTTTGTACGGTATTGAAGCCAATAAAGAAAGGTGCGAGGCATTATCAACGAGTTTGATCCCGGCTGTCGTAGATTTGAAAGAAAAATATGGTTACTTTGCCTTAGCGCAGCTATTGAAAAAAGAGGGGCCTGAAGGAATTAAACAATTACTCAGAGATGGAGGGGATACAGATGACACATTTTAA